The following proteins come from a genomic window of Novosphingobium sp. P6W:
- a CDS encoding precorrin-8X methylmutase yields MPYDYEKDGAAIYRQSFAIIRAEADLAHFDAEEEPVAVRMIHAAGMVELARHIRFSPGFAVAARAALAAGAPILCDARMVGEGITRARLPAGNRVICTLGDEAVPDMARAMGNTRSAAALELWRPHLSGALVAIGNAPTALFHLLNMLDDPACPRPAAIIGCPVGFVGAAESKDALWQALPVPGCIVAGRLGGSAVTVAAVNALASRAE; encoded by the coding sequence ATGCCTTATGACTACGAAAAGGACGGCGCGGCGATCTACCGCCAGTCGTTCGCCATCATCCGTGCCGAGGCAGATCTGGCGCACTTCGACGCCGAGGAAGAACCCGTTGCGGTGCGGATGATCCATGCGGCGGGCATGGTGGAACTGGCGCGGCACATCCGTTTCTCGCCCGGTTTCGCCGTGGCCGCGCGCGCCGCGCTGGCCGCTGGTGCCCCGATCCTGTGCGATGCGCGGATGGTGGGCGAGGGTATCACTCGCGCGCGCCTGCCTGCGGGCAACCGGGTGATCTGCACCTTGGGCGATGAAGCTGTTCCGGACATGGCGCGGGCGATGGGCAATACCCGTTCCGCCGCCGCGCTGGAGCTGTGGCGGCCTCATCTATCCGGCGCACTGGTGGCCATCGGCAATGCGCCGACTGCGCTGTTCCATCTGCTCAACATGCTGGACGACCCTGCCTGCCCACGCCCCGCCGCGATCATTGGCTGCCCGGTGGGCTTCGTCGGCGCGGCGGAATCCAAGGACGCCCTGTGGCAGGCGCTGCCGGTGCCCGGATGCATCGTCGCGGGGCGATTGGGTGGTAGCGCGGTGACGGTGGCGGCGGTCAACGCCCTGGCGAGCCGCGCGGAATGA
- the cobI gene encoding precorrin-2 C(20)-methyltransferase: MKDTGTIGTIHGVGLGPGAMDLMSVRADRLVRGARQVAYFRKAGRFGHARRTAEGMLRPDVVEIPMEYPVTTEIPFSDPEYNACLSAFYARCTEQLLEAAGNGEDVVVLCEGDPFFYGSFMHLHSRLAGRAPVEVVPGITGMAGAWNATGLPITWGDDVLTVAMATLPEEELVRRIRDTDALVVMKIGRNLPKLRRAVAAAGREDGAWLVEHAAMPGQSVTRLADAQSVTPYFAILLIHGQGRRP; the protein is encoded by the coding sequence ATGAAGGACACGGGAACGATCGGGACGATCCACGGCGTGGGGCTGGGCCCCGGCGCCATGGACCTGATGAGCGTGCGGGCCGACAGGCTCGTGCGCGGGGCCCGGCAGGTGGCTTATTTCCGCAAGGCTGGCCGGTTCGGCCATGCGCGGCGAACCGCCGAGGGGATGCTGCGGCCCGACGTCGTCGAAATCCCGATGGAATACCCGGTGACGACTGAAATCCCGTTCTCCGACCCGGAGTACAACGCCTGCCTCTCGGCCTTCTACGCCCGTTGTACCGAGCAGTTGCTGGAAGCCGCCGGTAACGGCGAGGATGTGGTGGTCCTGTGCGAAGGTGACCCCTTCTTCTACGGGTCTTTCATGCACCTGCACAGCCGTCTTGCGGGGCGGGCTCCGGTGGAGGTGGTGCCAGGCATCACCGGCATGGCGGGGGCCTGGAATGCCACCGGCCTGCCGATCACCTGGGGCGATGATGTGCTGACCGTGGCCATGGCGACCCTGCCGGAGGAGGAACTGGTGCGGCGCATCCGCGATACCGATGCGCTGGTGGTGATGAAGATCGGCCGCAACCTGCCCAAGCTGCGCCGCGCCGTTGCCGCCGCCGGGCGCGAGGACGGGGCGTGGCTGGTCGAACATGCCGCCATGCCCGGGCAAAGCGTAACCCGGCTTGCCGACGCGCAAAGCGTGACGCCCTACTTCGCGATCCTGCTGATCCACGGGCAGGGCCGCCGGCCATGA
- the cobJ gene encoding precorrin-3B C(17)-methyltransferase, with product MSGWIAIAGLGPGDEALVTPQVDAALAEATDVVGYGPYVARVRPREGLVLHPSDNRVELDRAALALDLAAQGRRVVVASSGDPGVFAMAAAVFEALEAGPEHWRALDIQVLPGITAMLAASARAGAPLGHDFCAINLSDNLKPWPVIEKRLRLAAEADFAMAFYNPRSQARPDGFARTLALLREVCGDERPILFARAVTTPDETLRIVSLGEARPEMADMRTMVIVGSSRTRIIERPGAPILYTPRSVLGQAS from the coding sequence ATGAGCGGCTGGATCGCCATCGCCGGTCTTGGTCCGGGCGACGAGGCACTGGTGACGCCGCAAGTCGATGCGGCGCTGGCAGAGGCGACCGACGTGGTCGGTTATGGTCCTTACGTCGCGCGGGTAAGGCCGCGCGAAGGGCTGGTGCTGCACCCGTCCGACAACCGGGTCGAACTGGACCGGGCCGCGCTGGCGCTCGATCTGGCGGCGCAGGGACGGCGCGTGGTCGTCGCTTCGTCGGGCGATCCGGGGGTCTTCGCCATGGCTGCCGCCGTGTTCGAGGCGCTGGAGGCCGGGCCCGAGCATTGGCGCGCGCTGGACATCCAGGTTCTGCCGGGTATCACCGCAATGCTGGCGGCATCGGCCCGCGCCGGCGCGCCGCTGGGCCACGATTTCTGCGCGATCAACCTGTCTGACAACCTCAAGCCCTGGCCGGTGATCGAGAAACGCCTGCGTCTGGCGGCCGAGGCGGACTTTGCGATGGCGTTCTACAACCCCCGGTCACAGGCGCGGCCGGACGGGTTCGCCCGCACGCTGGCGCTTTTGCGAGAGGTCTGCGGGGATGAACGGCCAATCCTTTTCGCCCGCGCGGTGACTACGCCCGACGAAACCCTGCGCATCGTCTCGCTGGGCGAAGCGCGGCCGGAAATGGCCGACATGCGCACGATGGTGATCGTCGGTTCGAGCCGGACCCGGATCATCGAACGACCGGGCGCGCCGATCCTCTACACACCGCGCTCCGTGCTGGGGCAGGCATCGTGA
- a CDS encoding cobalt-precorrin-6A reductase, which produces MSVKPNVLLLGGTTEASRLALLLAEYGIAAIFSYAGRTESPRTQPIAMRTGGFGGVLGLAAYLREHRITHLVDATHPFAAKMSANAVTAAALTGTALAALTRPAWQPEAGDRWTRVPGLGDAIEALKGPRRRIMLALGRMHVDAFGAQPQHHYLLRFVDAPEHPPALPDHSLVVDRGPFLAETDRDLLRTHAIDLIVCKNAGGSGASAKLVAARQLGLPVLMIDRPALPERREFQRPQDVIRWLGHDACPSTERGV; this is translated from the coding sequence ATGTCAGTCAAACCCAACGTCCTGCTGCTGGGCGGCACGACCGAGGCGAGCAGGCTTGCCCTGCTGCTGGCAGAATACGGGATAGCCGCGATCTTCAGCTACGCGGGCCGCACCGAAAGTCCGCGCACACAGCCCATTGCCATGCGCACAGGCGGCTTCGGCGGAGTGCTCGGGCTGGCGGCGTATCTGCGTGAACATCGCATCACTCACCTTGTTGACGCCACGCATCCCTTCGCGGCGAAGATGAGCGCCAATGCGGTTACCGCCGCAGCGCTGACCGGCACGGCCCTTGCCGCGCTCACCCGTCCCGCGTGGCAGCCCGAAGCCGGCGATCGCTGGACGCGCGTGCCCGGACTTGGCGATGCTATCGAGGCGCTCAAGGGGCCGCGACGCCGCATCATGCTGGCGTTGGGGCGAATGCACGTCGATGCTTTCGGTGCGCAGCCCCAGCACCATTACCTGCTGCGCTTCGTGGATGCGCCTGAGCATCCCCCCGCCCTGCCCGACCACAGCCTGGTGGTGGACCGCGGCCCTTTCTTGGCCGAGACCGATCGCGATCTGCTGCGGACGCACGCCATAGACCTCATCGTGTGCAAGAACGCCGGCGGCAGCGGGGCCAGCGCGAAACTGGTCGCAGCGCGGCAACTGGGCCTCCCGGTGCTGATGATCGATCGCCCCGCCCTGCCCGAACGGCGCGAATTCCAGCGCCCGCAGGACGTTATTCGCTGGCTTGGTCACGATGCCTGCCCCAGCACGGAGCGCGGTGTGTAG